A region from the Caldicellulosiruptor naganoensis genome encodes:
- a CDS encoding nitroreductase family protein, translating to MDVLEILKSRRSIRKYKKNMPLDRETIEKIIDAARFAPTARGNQGWEFVVVTDDELKKQIAQKARYGRFIEDASCCVAVLYEKGFEYILEDMSAASTYILIAAKALGLGSCWVASYKKEHSEEVKRLLNVPDHLELCALISIGYPDEEPVRNKKELSSILHWNQYKR from the coding sequence ATGGATGTATTAGAGATACTAAAAAGTAGAAGAAGCATTAGAAAATACAAAAAGAATATGCCCCTTGACAGAGAGACCATTGAAAAGATAATTGACGCTGCACGCTTTGCGCCAACAGCTCGCGGAAACCAAGGATGGGAGTTTGTTGTTGTAACAGATGATGAACTAAAAAAACAGATTGCACAAAAGGCACGTTATGGAAGGTTTATAGAAGATGCGTCGTGTTGTGTTGCAGTCTTATATGAAAAAGGGTTTGAATATATTTTAGAAGACATGTCAGCAGCTTCGACTTACATCTTAATCGCAGCAAAAGCACTGGGGCTTGGTAGTTGTTGGGTTGCAAGTTATAAGAAAGAGCACTCTGAGGAGGTAAAAAGGCTTTTGAATGTTCCAGACCATTTAGAATTATGTGCTTTAATTAGCATCGGATACCCTGATGAAGAACCTGTAAGAAATAAAAAAGAACTATCTTCCATATTACATTGGAATCAATACAAAAGGTAA
- a CDS encoding secondary thiamine-phosphate synthase enzyme YjbQ, with protein MFKELEIRTRDRIDFVDITNKLKEIVRQSNIEEGLMTVFIPHTTAGVTINEHADPSVISDIKKQLEKLVPLNNGYSHSEGNSDAHIKASLIGSSVNIIIRNGELMLGTWQGVFFCEFDGPRRRKIYVYIKQ; from the coding sequence ATGTTCAAAGAGCTTGAGATAAGGACAAGGGATAGGATTGACTTTGTAGATATTACAAATAAACTCAAAGAGATTGTAAGACAATCAAATATTGAAGAAGGGCTTATGACAGTATTTATACCTCACACTACAGCAGGTGTTACAATTAATGAACATGCTGACCCTTCGGTTATTAGTGATATTAAAAAGCAACTTGAAAAATTAGTGCCTTTAAATAATGGTTATAGCCATAGCGAGGGAAATTCTGATGCACATATAAAAGCAAGTTTGATAGGCTCATCTGTCAATATAATAATTAGAAACGGTGAGCTTATGCTTGGTACATGGCAGGGGGTATTTTTCTGTGAATTCGACGGTCCGAGAAGAAGAAAAATTTACGTCTATATAAAGCAATAA
- a CDS encoding tyrosine-type recombinase/integrase — translation MPKQLKVNNSNSDWEDALQLFLSYKKAQGRSDLTIRDYERHISSFFRRYPDCFNDTEKLRKCLIEYLSQPMKPVTYNLRMKNLKAFLNWCVEEGIIPSNPIAKFKPRKTDDRIVEIDIETLQKLLQLPDRKTFAGLRDYALMLLTLDTGIRPKEAFSLLKDHFDFKNLQVVIPSDVAKTRVSRVLPISPVTANAIKKLISSRHPQWDDSVPVFCSVSGKPLNRYRWNERMREYSKQLGVKIRPYDLRHMFALLYLKNGGYELSLQKIMGHTTLEMTKKYVHFTQKDLQEIHAKATPINTLLKQPLNRVGNIKNQNKKKE, via the coding sequence ATGCCTAAACAACTCAAAGTCAACAATTCAAATTCAGATTGGGAAGACGCATTACAGCTTTTCTTATCTTACAAAAAAGCACAAGGTAGAAGTGATTTAACGATTAGGGACTATGAACGTCACATCAGTTCATTTTTTAGACGTTACCCAGATTGCTTTAATGACACAGAGAAGTTAAGAAAGTGTTTGATTGAGTATTTATCGCAACCAATGAAACCAGTGACTTACAATCTGAGAATGAAAAACTTAAAAGCCTTTTTAAATTGGTGTGTTGAAGAAGGGATTATTCCGTCAAATCCCATTGCTAAATTCAAGCCAAGAAAGACAGATGACAGAATTGTTGAAATTGACATTGAAACACTTCAAAAGCTACTCCAGTTACCAGATAGAAAGACATTTGCTGGTTTACGTGATTATGCATTGATGTTATTGACACTTGACACAGGAATAAGACCTAAAGAAGCCTTTTCATTGCTAAAAGACCATTTTGATTTTAAGAATTTGCAGGTTGTAATTCCTTCAGATGTAGCAAAGACAAGAGTATCAAGAGTGCTGCCAATCTCACCAGTAACAGCAAACGCAATAAAAAAACTCATCTCTTCAAGACATCCCCAATGGGATGACAGCGTTCCTGTATTTTGTTCAGTATCAGGAAAGCCTTTAAACAGGTATAGATGGAATGAAAGAATGAGAGAGTATAGTAAACAATTAGGTGTGAAAATAAGACCATATGATTTAAGGCATATGTTTGCTTTGCTGTATCTCAAAAATGGTGGTTATGAATTGAGTTTGCAAAAGATAATGGGACATACAACATTGGAAATGACAAAAAAGTACGTCCACTTTACCCAGAAAGACCTACAAGAAATTCATGCAAAGGCAACACCGATTAACACTTTGCTAAAACAACCCTTAAACAGGGTTGGGAATATAAAAAATCAAAATAAAAAGAAAGAGTGA
- a CDS encoding helix-turn-helix transcriptional regulator: protein MTKLEYLKKQHNLSSAKLSLAAGINYTLLTSIERGERKAYPKIKRRLAEFFNVAEDDLFNEDGSLKEIED, encoded by the coding sequence ATGACAAAATTAGAATATTTGAAAAAACAGCATAATTTATCATCAGCTAAACTATCTTTGGCAGCTGGTATTAATTACACCTTGTTGACTTCAATTGAGAGAGGGGAAAGAAAAGCTTATCCAAAAATTAAAAGGAGATTAGCCGAATTTTTCAATGTGGCAGAAGATGACTTGTTTAATGAAGATGGGTCGTTGAAAGAGATTGAGGATTAA
- a CDS encoding helix-turn-helix domain-containing protein, with amino-acid sequence MTVLEKIRKDKGLSQSKLGLAIGVNPNLISQIERGWRKPYPKLLQSLATFLGVSIEEIANPDGTLKVVDSKTA; translated from the coding sequence ATGACAGTTTTAGAAAAAATTAGAAAAGACAAGGGATTATCTCAAAGCAAGTTAGGACTTGCAATCGGTGTAAATCCTAACCTAATTTCACAAATCGAAAGGGGTTGGCGAAAACCTTATCCAAAATTATTGCAGTCTCTGGCAACGTTTTTGGGTGTGTCCATAGAAGAAATTGCAAATCCAGATGGCACACTAAAGGTGGTGGACAGCAAAACGGCATAA
- a CDS encoding DnaB-like helicase C-terminal domain-containing protein, translating to MEAKDIVKAIKEKIDIVDYIGRFLFLQKEGSSYKAICPFHPDKNPSFYIKPSEQFFHCFGCGVGGDVIKFAQLYHNISFGEAIKMLAEEIGLPISDKQAENFTQDQKLSHDQIVAYVEICSQCAKLTNYFADRGISPTLIEKYKLGYDVENNAIVLPIFQDGQIISYVRRNLDDNKPRYEFPKGHKAIPFNLDILKDDLQTNVFITEGIFDALTIEAAIGQPAIALNGCENQNEFVQILNRIKPENKKFFILFDNDEAGSKAAKQLFDKMKKQYEVAICRWEGAPYKDINEFWQNSQDECIKFLKWQLKAAFYPYALINFAAQYVDFLKSDKFKAISTGFKQLDDVLNGGFVPGNLYVFGAKPSVGKTTFLLQLIDNFLQQGYECVFLSAEMPKEEILTRIFCREYGLRKANVKVPAFDFYRKLRTRTAREEEMQEYMNVVRDYTQKFAFKLHIVEEQKLDDVPYILDRLQKPILFIDYLQLLQPAKPYQSDKQRVDLIMQELFEIKNKFLLPVVAISSLNRESYDDDDIKAFKESGSIEYGTAAAFLMKRDDDKPIHDDYKGNGYTIKFNCVKNRYGSIGDDITMRFWGGIYLFEEVENSERKPSFDK from the coding sequence GTGGAAGCTAAAGACATTGTAAAGGCAATCAAAGAAAAAATTGATATTGTTGACTACATAGGACGGTTTTTGTTCTTACAAAAGGAAGGTAGCAGCTACAAGGCTATCTGTCCATTTCACCCAGATAAAAACCCATCGTTTTATATCAAGCCCAGCGAACAGTTTTTTCATTGCTTTGGCTGTGGCGTTGGCGGTGATGTCATCAAATTTGCCCAGCTTTACCATAACATATCCTTTGGGGAGGCAATTAAGATGTTAGCCGAGGAAATAGGTTTGCCTATTAGTGATAAGCAAGCAGAAAACTTTACGCAAGACCAAAAACTTTCTCATGACCAAATTGTAGCATATGTCGAAATATGTTCACAATGTGCAAAACTAACAAACTATTTCGCTGATAGGGGAATTTCACCTACCCTAATTGAGAAGTACAAGCTGGGATATGATGTTGAAAATAACGCAATTGTACTACCTATCTTCCAAGACGGGCAGATAATAAGCTATGTGCGTCGCAATCTTGATGATAACAAGCCACGTTATGAATTCCCTAAAGGACACAAAGCGATACCTTTCAATTTGGACATACTCAAAGACGACCTGCAAACTAACGTTTTTATCACTGAAGGAATTTTTGACGCATTAACAATTGAAGCAGCAATTGGACAGCCAGCAATCGCACTAAATGGCTGCGAAAATCAAAACGAGTTTGTACAAATCCTAAATCGTATTAAGCCAGAGAACAAGAAGTTTTTTATCCTGTTTGACAACGACGAGGCAGGCAGCAAAGCAGCAAAACAACTTTTTGATAAGATGAAAAAACAGTATGAAGTGGCTATTTGTAGATGGGAAGGTGCACCTTACAAAGACATCAACGAGTTTTGGCAAAACTCTCAAGACGAGTGTATAAAGTTTTTAAAATGGCAGCTTAAAGCGGCTTTTTATCCCTATGCACTCATTAATTTTGCTGCCCAGTATGTTGATTTTCTCAAGTCTGATAAATTCAAAGCTATTTCCACAGGATTTAAGCAATTAGACGATGTGTTAAATGGGGGTTTTGTACCAGGAAACCTGTATGTCTTTGGTGCAAAGCCCAGCGTTGGTAAAACAACGTTTTTGTTGCAACTTATAGACAACTTCTTACAGCAAGGTTATGAGTGTGTCTTCCTATCTGCCGAAATGCCAAAAGAAGAGATTTTGACAAGGATTTTTTGCCGTGAATATGGGCTTAGAAAGGCAAACGTGAAAGTCCCTGCTTTTGACTTCTATCGCAAACTCAGGACAAGAACAGCAAGAGAAGAAGAAATGCAAGAGTACATGAATGTTGTCAGAGATTACACCCAAAAATTTGCTTTCAAGCTGCATATTGTGGAAGAACAAAAGCTTGACGATGTACCTTATATTCTTGACCGATTACAAAAACCTATCTTGTTCATTGATTACTTACAGCTTCTCCAACCAGCAAAACCATATCAAAGCGATAAGCAACGAGTTGACCTGATAATGCAAGAGTTGTTTGAAATTAAAAACAAGTTTTTACTCCCAGTTGTAGCTATCAGCAGCTTGAATAGGGAAAGCTATGACGACGATGATATAAAAGCTTTCAAAGAATCTGGTTCAATTGAATATGGAACAGCAGCCGCTTTCCTAATGAAAAGAGATGACGACAAACCTATTCACGATGACTACAAAGGTAATGGTTATACAATCAAATTCAATTGTGTCAAAAACAGATATGGCAGCATAGGGGATGACATAACAATGCGATTCTGGGGTGGCATATACCTATTCGAGGAGGTTGAAAACAGTGAGAGAAAACCAAGCTTTGACAAGTAA
- a CDS encoding TetR/AcrR family transcriptional regulator has protein sequence MRKSEDTKNRIIQSAIKLISQNGYAATTTAQIAKEAGISEATLFKYFKDKENLLHKVVSVALTQILDSIALSPFKENIKKNKDLKASEFLRSIINERLEMLDKNIDLFKIILIEINYNDSLKNEVIKNMVPKTCEAKGLIERILIRKGNISKEMAKGISRMMIGTLLTFLFQKYILGIETTSDEIEEEIENVLNVIKKSIGEE, from the coding sequence TTGAGGAAAAGTGAAGATACTAAGAACAGAATAATTCAATCAGCCATAAAGTTGATTTCACAAAATGGTTATGCTGCCACAACAACAGCTCAAATAGCAAAAGAAGCAGGTATTTCTGAAGCTACACTGTTTAAGTATTTTAAAGACAAGGAGAATTTACTTCATAAAGTTGTAAGTGTTGCCCTGACACAAATCTTAGATTCTATTGCTCTTTCTCCTTTTAAAGAAAATATCAAAAAGAACAAGGATTTAAAAGCTTCTGAATTTTTGAGGTCAATTATAAATGAAAGACTTGAAATGCTGGACAAAAACATTGACCTTTTTAAGATTATTCTAATAGAAATTAATTATAATGACTCTCTCAAAAATGAGGTTATAAAAAATATGGTGCCTAAAACCTGTGAGGCAAAGGGTTTGATTGAGAGGATACTAATACGAAAAGGGAATATTTCAAAAGAGATGGCAAAAGGCATTTCAAGAATGATGATAGGCACTCTTCTTACTTTTTTATTCCAAAAATATATTCTGGGCATTGAGACAACAAGTGATGAGATTGAAGAGGAGATAGAAAATGTATTAAATGTGATAAAAAAGTCTATTGGGGAGGAGTAA
- a CDS encoding HlyD family secretion protein: MIKAILQSKNFKVFSTVLFLISIFTFFLTGCREENAEDVYSSTVEVSTIDINTEIAGRVEKIFIEEGSKVKKGDIIAKIDSNLYEIQKNIAQANLEVAKLSADIAEQNWELAKLKYQLLSRKPSKYQINQIKENILQLQDIKSGNENNIEFLEENVKNLEKMKMANLDTIKLLSELKMQLNSLKAQNSSVTHQINSLENQLEMVKNESVTDEDKMITEISVDIAKRNYLQALSYVNMAEQNLKIADLNLRKTTITSPVDGIVLTKGVDQGQFVGIGTFIARIGLSDYYLEIYVPSAQLQKLSLGKKVEIILDSNKKAYGEIVFISDKGEFTPRNVETKEEKQKVVFMVKIKVTKNKDILKPGMLVDVKI; this comes from the coding sequence ATGATAAAGGCGATATTGCAATCTAAAAACTTTAAGGTATTTTCTACTGTCCTTTTTTTAATTTCAATTTTTACTTTCTTTTTGACAGGGTGCAGAGAAGAAAATGCTGAAGATGTGTACTCATCAACTGTAGAGGTATCGACTATTGATATAAACACTGAGATTGCTGGGAGAGTAGAGAAAATCTTTATTGAAGAAGGCTCTAAGGTTAAAAAAGGTGATATAATAGCAAAGATTGATTCAAACCTTTATGAAATTCAAAAAAATATAGCACAGGCAAACCTTGAAGTTGCTAAATTGTCTGCGGATATCGCTGAGCAAAATTGGGAATTAGCAAAGCTAAAATATCAGCTTCTTTCTAGAAAACCATCGAAATACCAGATTAATCAGATAAAAGAAAATATTCTACAGCTACAAGATATAAAATCAGGAAATGAAAATAACATTGAATTTTTAGAAGAGAACGTAAAAAATTTAGAAAAGATGAAAATGGCTAATTTGGACACAATAAAGCTATTATCAGAGCTAAAAATGCAATTAAATTCCCTAAAGGCTCAAAATAGTAGTGTGACACATCAGATTAATTCATTAGAAAACCAACTTGAAATGGTGAAAAACGAATCTGTTACAGATGAGGATAAAATGATTACTGAGATTTCTGTTGACATTGCAAAGAGAAACTATTTGCAAGCTCTCTCTTATGTAAATATGGCAGAGCAGAACTTAAAAATTGCTGATTTGAATCTGAGAAAGACCACAATTACCTCACCTGTTGATGGTATTGTTTTAACAAAAGGGGTTGACCAAGGACAGTTTGTTGGTATTGGTACGTTTATAGCTCGAATAGGCTTAAGCGACTACTATCTTGAAATATATGTTCCTTCAGCACAGCTACAAAAACTTTCGCTTGGTAAGAAGGTTGAGATTATCTTAGATAGCAACAAAAAAGCGTATGGTGAGATTGTGTTTATTTCTGATAAAGGAGAGTTTACACCAAGGAACGTAGAGACAAAAGAGGAAAAACAAAAAGTGGTTTTTATGGTCAAGATAAAAGTAACAAAAAACAAAGATATTTTAAAACCTGGAATGCTTGTTGACGTGAAAATTTAG
- a CDS encoding ABC transporter ATP-binding protein has translation MEYAIKVEGLTKKFGELVAVNDISFSIPKGSIFALLGPNGSGKTTTIKIICGVLRATKGYVEVLGKDVSKYPEQVKQNIGYVSQKFSLYEDLTIVENIEFYGAIYGLSKDEIEEKKAKLLKFFGFEGREKSLVGTLSGGMKQKLAFACATLHTPQILILDEPTAGVDPISRKEYWEMIRIFAKSGVTVLVTTHYMDEAERCDYVAFMFNGILKEVDTPANVKTKYSSHSIEDVFVKVFSQ, from the coding sequence GTGGAATATGCAATCAAGGTAGAAGGGCTTACAAAAAAGTTTGGGGAGCTTGTTGCGGTAAATGACATATCATTTAGTATTCCCAAAGGTAGCATCTTTGCCTTGCTTGGGCCAAATGGGTCTGGGAAGACAACCACAATTAAAATAATTTGCGGTGTTTTAAGAGCTACAAAAGGATATGTAGAAGTACTTGGAAAGGATGTCTCAAAATATCCAGAACAAGTAAAGCAAAATATAGGCTATGTCTCTCAAAAGTTTAGTCTATATGAGGATTTAACAATTGTAGAGAACATTGAATTTTATGGTGCGATATATGGCCTTTCTAAGGATGAGATTGAAGAGAAAAAGGCAAAGCTACTTAAATTTTTTGGTTTTGAAGGCAGAGAAAAATCGCTTGTCGGCACGCTTTCTGGCGGAATGAAACAAAAACTTGCCTTTGCTTGTGCAACACTTCACACTCCACAAATCTTAATCTTAGATGAGCCAACAGCTGGAGTTGACCCTATCTCAAGGAAAGAGTATTGGGAGATGATAAGAATTTTTGCAAAGTCGGGCGTTACAGTATTAGTAACCACCCATTATATGGATGAGGCTGAGAGGTGTGACTATGTTGCTTTTATGTTCAATGGGATTTTGAAAGAGGTAGACACACCTGCAAATGTCAAGACAAAGTATTCGTCACATAGTATTGAAGATGTGTTTGTGAAGGTATTCTCACAGTAA
- the gltX gene encoding glutamate--tRNA ligase, with translation MVRVRFAPSPTGQLHIGGARTALFNYLFAKKHNGKFILRIEDTDLERSREEWAEGIMRSLRWLGIEWDEGPDIGGEFGPYFQSQRKDIYMEYINKLLEEGKAYYCFCSQEEIEKEREIAKQNKVSYKYSKKCRNISLEEAKRRIKNGEKAVVRIKAPQDGVTVVHDIIRGDVEFSNDQLDDFIILKSDGNPTYNFVCVVDDYFMKISHVIRAEEHLSNTPKQLIIYQALNLTPPQFAHVPMILAPDRSKLSKRHGATSVEEFFENGYLKEAIVNYLLLLGWSPGEDRTIIGLDEAIEKFELEKVSKNAAIYDINKLTWINGHYLKEIHIEDLYERMKYFYSKKGIEIERFDKEYVKSALKLVREKVKTLVEVVDASTYFFDDSYEYDQKGVEKYLTPENLNIVKSLSDELKNLEPFSAPEIESLVRKKAESLNVKAANIIHTIRVCISGRTVTPGLFEMMEVLGKKEVVKRIERTCEKFLNK, from the coding sequence ATGGTAAGAGTCAGATTTGCACCAAGTCCAACAGGTCAGCTTCACATAGGCGGTGCAAGGACAGCACTTTTTAACTATCTATTTGCCAAAAAACACAATGGAAAATTTATTTTGCGTATAGAAGACACCGACCTTGAGAGGTCAAGAGAAGAGTGGGCAGAAGGTATTATGAGAAGTTTGAGATGGCTTGGAATTGAATGGGATGAAGGACCTGACATTGGTGGAGAGTTTGGACCATATTTCCAATCTCAAAGGAAAGACATTTATATGGAGTACATCAATAAACTATTAGAAGAAGGTAAGGCTTACTACTGTTTTTGCTCCCAAGAAGAGATTGAAAAGGAAAGGGAAATTGCAAAGCAAAATAAGGTATCTTACAAATACAGCAAAAAATGCAGAAATATAAGTTTAGAGGAAGCAAAAAGAAGAATAAAAAATGGTGAAAAGGCAGTTGTCAGAATAAAGGCACCACAAGATGGTGTTACAGTAGTCCATGACATAATTCGAGGAGATGTTGAGTTTTCAAATGACCAGTTGGATGATTTTATAATATTAAAATCAGACGGCAATCCAACGTATAACTTTGTATGTGTGGTTGACGACTATTTTATGAAAATCTCACATGTAATAAGAGCTGAAGAACATCTTTCAAACACGCCAAAACAGCTTATTATTTATCAGGCTTTAAATCTAACCCCGCCCCAATTTGCTCATGTTCCAATGATTTTAGCGCCAGATAGAAGCAAATTGAGCAAACGCCATGGTGCAACTTCTGTGGAAGAGTTTTTTGAAAATGGTTATTTAAAAGAGGCTATTGTGAATTATCTTTTGTTGCTCGGCTGGTCACCTGGAGAAGATAGAACAATAATTGGACTTGATGAAGCTATTGAAAAATTTGAGCTTGAGAAAGTGTCCAAAAATGCTGCTATATATGATATAAATAAGCTCACATGGATAAATGGTCATTATCTGAAAGAGATTCATATTGAAGACTTGTATGAAAGAATGAAATATTTCTACTCTAAAAAAGGCATCGAAATTGAGAGGTTTGACAAAGAGTATGTAAAATCTGCTTTGAAACTTGTTCGTGAAAAGGTAAAGACTTTAGTCGAGGTTGTGGATGCAAGCACATACTTTTTTGATGATAGCTACGAATATGATCAAAAAGGAGTTGAAAAATACCTAACACCTGAAAATCTCAATATCGTTAAATCTCTTTCAGATGAGCTAAAAAACTTAGAACCTTTTTCAGCTCCTGAGATTGAAAGTCTTGTTCGTAAAAAAGCCGAAAGCTTAAATGTAAAGGCGGCAAACATTATTCATACAATTAGAGTTTGTATAAGTGGAAGAACAGTCACTCCCGGGCTTTTTGAGATGATGGAGGTACTTGGTAAGAAAGAGGTTGTAAAAAGAATAGAGAGAACTTGTGAAAAATTTTTGAATAAGTAG
- a CDS encoding Ig-like domain-containing protein: protein MKGKILGNKIIFRGSTLNVQSSKEDIDLIYRETDIIFDQIRNEYECNIEHKISFTIVDKFGKPVPNVICSISVTGNATAPSSVTTNSDGKATIVISDSMNESITLTIRLMVVLKMNLLGGKRTEMGE, encoded by the coding sequence TTGAAAGGAAAGATATTGGGAAATAAAATAATTTTTAGAGGAAGTACTTTAAATGTACAGAGTAGCAAAGAGGATATAGATTTAATTTACAGAGAAACAGATATAATTTTTGATCAAATTCGAAATGAATATGAATGCAATATTGAACATAAAATATCATTTACGATAGTGGACAAGTTTGGCAAACCAGTACCGAATGTTATCTGTTCAATAAGTGTTACAGGCAATGCAACTGCACCAAGTTCTGTTACGACCAATAGTGATGGAAAAGCAACTATTGTTATTTCGGATAGTATGAATGAATCAATTACGCTAACAATAAGATTAATGGTAGTTTTGAAAATGAACTTATTGGGTGGCAAACGGACGGAGATGGGAGAGTAA